In uncultured Cohaesibacter sp., a genomic segment contains:
- a CDS encoding alpha-D-glucose phosphate-specific phosphoglucomutase codes for MKISTISCEPISGQKPGTSGLRKKTRVFMEPGYLENFIQSVFNAIGGAEGKTFVVGGDGRYFNRKAIQTILCMAAANGATKVIVGQHGLLSTPAASNLIRKYKTDGGLILSASHNPGGIDADFGVKYNVANGGPAPENVTEAIYQQTCSLTSYKILQNAMIDLGSVGNKKLGEMDVAVIDPVKDYKDLMASLFDFVAIRNLIHGGFTIVFDAMHAVTGPYAKAIFEDALGAPEGTVLNAEPSEDFGGGHPDPNPVWAKSLMDLMMSEKAPCLGAASDGDGDRNMIVGRGIYVTPSDSLAVLVANAHMAPAYRNGLAGVARSMPTSAACDRVAAKQGIKCFETPTGWKFFGNLLDANMATICGEESAGTGSNHVREKDGLWAVLLWLNILAERRQPVKTILEAHWAKYGRDYYSRYDYEAIPMDAANKLIDDLRGQLDKLAGKSFGSLTVKAADEFSYNDPVDGSVSSGQGIRVWFEGKARAVFRLSGTGTDGATLRVYLEQYVDTHGKHNLAPKAALAPVVAAMLELTDLKGRIGRTEPDVIT; via the coding sequence ATGAAAATATCGACCATTTCCTGCGAACCCATTTCAGGCCAGAAGCCGGGGACATCTGGACTTAGAAAGAAAACACGGGTCTTCATGGAGCCCGGTTATCTAGAAAATTTCATTCAATCCGTTTTCAATGCAATTGGTGGGGCCGAAGGAAAGACTTTTGTCGTTGGTGGTGACGGTCGTTACTTTAACCGCAAAGCAATTCAGACCATTCTTTGCATGGCTGCTGCCAATGGTGCTACCAAAGTCATCGTCGGACAGCATGGACTGCTTTCCACGCCAGCAGCATCCAACCTGATCCGCAAATACAAGACCGATGGTGGCCTCATCCTTTCTGCCAGCCACAATCCGGGCGGAATCGATGCCGATTTCGGGGTGAAATATAATGTCGCCAACGGCGGACCGGCCCCTGAAAATGTAACAGAGGCAATCTATCAGCAGACCTGCTCGCTGACCTCTTACAAGATCCTGCAAAATGCCATGATCGACCTTGGCTCCGTGGGCAACAAGAAGCTCGGCGAGATGGATGTTGCGGTGATCGATCCTGTCAAGGATTACAAGGATCTGATGGCGTCCCTGTTTGATTTTGTGGCCATCCGCAATCTGATCCATGGCGGCTTTACCATCGTTTTTGACGCCATGCATGCGGTGACCGGCCCTTATGCCAAGGCCATTTTCGAAGATGCACTGGGCGCGCCGGAAGGCACGGTTCTCAATGCCGAACCGAGCGAGGATTTCGGCGGTGGGCATCCGGATCCGAACCCGGTCTGGGCCAAGAGCCTGATGGACCTGATGATGTCTGAAAAAGCCCCCTGCCTCGGCGCGGCTTCAGATGGTGACGGCGATCGCAACATGATTGTTGGCCGCGGCATCTATGTGACGCCGTCGGACAGTCTGGCCGTTCTGGTTGCCAACGCCCACATGGCTCCGGCCTATCGCAACGGTCTGGCAGGGGTGGCCCGCTCGATGCCGACCAGCGCAGCCTGTGACCGCGTTGCGGCCAAGCAGGGCATCAAATGCTTTGAAACGCCGACAGGATGGAAATTCTTCGGCAATCTTCTCGATGCCAACATGGCCACCATCTGTGGCGAGGAAAGCGCCGGGACCGGCTCCAACCATGTGCGCGAGAAAGACGGGCTCTGGGCCGTTCTGCTCTGGCTGAATATTCTGGCCGAACGCCGTCAGCCGGTCAAAACCATTCTCGAGGCCCATTGGGCCAAATATGGTCGCGACTATTACAGCCGCTATGATTATGAAGCCATTCCGATGGACGCTGCCAACAAGCTGATCGATGATCTTCGCGGCCAGTTGGACAAGCTGGCAGGCAAGAGCTTCGGCTCGCTCACAGTCAAGGCAGCAGACGAATTTTCCTATAATGATCCGGTGGATGGCTCGGTCAGCAGCGGTCAGGGCATTCGCGTCTGGTTTGAAGGCAAGGCACGGGCTGTCTTCCGCCTGTCCGGCACGGGCACAGACGGCGCCACATTGCGTGTCTATCTGGAACAATATGTCGATACCCATGGCAAGCATAATCTGGCTCCAAAAGCCGCCCTTGCTCCTGTGGTTGCGGCCATGCTGGAGTTGACCGACCTCAAAGGCAGGATCGGTCGCACAGAGCCGGATGTGATCACCTGA
- a CDS encoding DMT family transporter: MKNNNFVAYGLLALATLCWGGNVVIGRAVRGDLPPLGLSFWRWFFCCLILLFFTARKLPANWPVIRTHWKLLLAMSATGIAAFNPLQYQALHSTTAINSTLILATCPAIMALLSVFILKDKLGLAQIAGILISFFGVTFVITAGDLKTLFHLKFTIGDIWMVGAAIVWALYSITVKLRPVDLDPLVMLMVITGIGALILLPLYIWESLTYQTVTITPTNLAAIVYVTFIASLLAYFSWNKGVGLIGPSKAGVFIHLMPVWVAILAFFLLGEKIQGYHLAGVAFIAIGIILNSRRARV, from the coding sequence ATGAAAAACAACAATTTTGTCGCCTATGGTTTGCTCGCTCTGGCAACATTGTGCTGGGGTGGAAATGTCGTGATCGGTCGTGCGGTCCGGGGTGATTTGCCTCCGCTTGGCCTGTCTTTCTGGCGCTGGTTTTTCTGCTGCCTCATCCTGCTGTTTTTCACCGCCCGCAAGCTGCCCGCCAACTGGCCTGTCATTCGGACACACTGGAAGCTTCTGCTGGCCATGTCCGCCACCGGCATTGCCGCCTTCAATCCTTTGCAATATCAGGCATTGCACAGCACAACGGCGATCAACTCGACCCTGATTCTGGCCACCTGCCCCGCCATCATGGCGTTGCTTTCGGTTTTCATTCTCAAGGACAAACTCGGCCTTGCCCAGATTGCGGGTATCCTGATTTCCTTTTTCGGGGTCACATTCGTGATCACAGCAGGCGACCTCAAGACCCTGTTCCATCTCAAATTCACCATCGGTGATATTTGGATGGTGGGGGCAGCGATCGTCTGGGCGCTCTATTCGATTACGGTCAAGCTGCGCCCCGTTGATCTCGATCCGCTGGTGATGCTGATGGTGATTACAGGCATTGGAGCGCTTATCCTGCTGCCGCTCTATATCTGGGAGAGCCTTACCTATCAGACCGTTACCATCACGCCGACCAATCTGGCAGCCATTGTCTATGTCACCTTCATCGCATCATTGCTGGCCTATTTCAGCTGGAACAAGGGCGTGGGGCTGATCGGCCCTTCCAAAGCAGGTGTCTTCATCCATCTGATGCCGGTCTGGGTGGCAATATTGGCCTTTTTCCTGCTGGGAGAAAAGATACAGGGCTATCATCTGGCGGGCGTTGCCTTCATTGCCATTGGCATCATATTAAACAGCCGCCGCGCTCGGGTGTGA
- a CDS encoding DJ-1/PfpI family protein — MEIGILIFEDVEELDFVGPWEVFSMANKVAEWQGRENPFHPFLIAPDKEPVTCAKGMRVLPDRTMAEVSALDVLLVPGGMGTRREVDNPVMIDWIAQIGQKAQWVTSVCTGSLLLTAAGLTRGRKITTHHAALDLVRQRPEQPEVLADYRYIRDGNLVTSAGVSAGIDMSLWLVGEWQGPDFARAVQKGMQYDPAPPYSALT, encoded by the coding sequence ATGGAAATCGGAATTTTGATATTTGAGGATGTTGAAGAACTCGACTTTGTAGGGCCTTGGGAAGTCTTCTCCATGGCCAACAAGGTGGCAGAATGGCAGGGCAGGGAAAATCCCTTCCATCCCTTTCTCATCGCGCCGGACAAGGAGCCTGTCACCTGCGCCAAGGGCATGCGTGTGCTGCCTGACAGGACCATGGCCGAGGTGTCCGCGCTGGATGTGCTGCTGGTGCCCGGCGGCATGGGCACCCGGCGCGAGGTTGACAATCCGGTCATGATCGACTGGATCGCGCAAATCGGGCAAAAGGCACAATGGGTGACCAGCGTCTGCACCGGCTCCCTGTTGCTGACCGCTGCGGGGCTGACCCGCGGCAGAAAGATCACGACGCATCATGCAGCGCTGGATCTGGTCAGGCAGAGGCCCGAGCAGCCGGAGGTTCTGGCAGACTACCGTTATATTCGTGATGGCAATCTGGTCACCAGCGCCGGAGTTTCAGCCGGAATAGACATGAGCCTGTGGCTTGTTGGCGAATGGCAGGGGCCGGACTTTGCCCGCGCCGTGCAAAAGGGCATGCAATATGATCCCGCACCGCCCTATTCGGCGCTGACCTGA
- a CDS encoding MATE family efflux transporter: MEEVIIPVSAHPSPKPVLLDRETPSILKLAGFLSLSGLFSTSAILIDANMVGPIGDETLAGLGLCAGLYGIFMALLFGLGSGAQILLTRAFGAGDMGLFYKRLQRMMVLGLAMSLILVLLFRFNINFLVDWLATTSGIGFAAKRYLALMVYAPPLSFAAYLLTISFDVRRQAPRELKGFAIEIPLNVILNALLIYGWLGAPELGIRGAAIATLISQGARLLYLVILTMGDMRAELTTSGPGPAAARDAAQNTEGQEDEPLLPRSVLLPVTLNVAALIVGAQAYQLLFAQQPYLTFAALALMTPWLSVANVLGRAVAMSATLTCADLAPGSADLRKAIGSVLAALRLLAPRLALLFVGVTLLADALSWHISDWVRINFLLLIPYGGVLVLVRTVSVTIGAILRATDRPKWVFWVQVGLQWGFGVPVLLVCTYAFDLSLYIVYGILILEEMLRLGIMALRLRNHMKPQVSAE; encoded by the coding sequence ATGGAAGAAGTCATTATCCCCGTGTCAGCCCATCCTTCGCCCAAGCCTGTCTTGCTCGATCGTGAAACGCCTTCCATCCTGAAGCTGGCGGGGTTCCTCTCCCTCTCCGGGCTGTTTTCCACCTCGGCCATTCTGATCGACGCCAACATGGTGGGGCCGATTGGCGATGAAACGCTGGCAGGTCTGGGGCTGTGTGCCGGTTTGTATGGAATCTTCATGGCGCTGCTTTTCGGGCTTGGGTCCGGCGCGCAAATCCTGCTGACCCGCGCTTTCGGGGCGGGTGACATGGGGCTTTTCTACAAAAGACTTCAGCGCATGATGGTGCTGGGCCTCGCCATGAGCCTCATTCTGGTGCTGCTGTTTCGCTTCAACATCAATTTTCTGGTGGACTGGCTGGCGACGACCTCGGGCATCGGCTTTGCTGCCAAGCGCTATCTGGCGCTGATGGTCTATGCGCCGCCCTTGAGCTTTGCCGCCTATCTGTTGACCATCAGCTTTGATGTTCGCCGTCAGGCACCGCGCGAATTGAAGGGCTTTGCCATCGAAATTCCGCTCAATGTCATCCTCAATGCCTTGCTGATCTATGGCTGGCTTGGTGCGCCGGAACTGGGCATCAGAGGAGCGGCCATTGCCACGCTGATCAGTCAGGGTGCCCGTCTTCTCTATCTCGTGATCTTGACAATGGGCGACATGAGAGCTGAGCTGACCACCTCAGGCCCCGGCCCTGCTGCTGCGCGGGATGCCGCTCAAAACACTGAAGGGCAAGAGGATGAGCCCCTGCTGCCCCGATCGGTACTGTTGCCGGTCACGCTGAATGTGGCGGCACTCATCGTGGGGGCGCAGGCCTATCAGTTGCTGTTTGCCCAGCAACCCTATCTGACCTTTGCGGCCCTTGCCCTGATGACGCCGTGGCTTTCGGTTGCCAATGTGCTGGGGCGGGCCGTTGCCATGTCTGCGACTCTCACCTGCGCGGATCTGGCGCCGGGTAGCGCAGATCTTCGCAAGGCCATCGGCTCCGTCCTGGCCGCCCTCAGGCTGCTTGCACCGCGCCTTGCCCTGCTCTTTGTCGGCGTGACGCTGCTTGCGGATGCCCTCTCATGGCATATTTCAGACTGGGTGAGGATCAATTTCCTGCTGCTCATTCCCTATGGCGGCGTGCTGGTTCTGGTGCGCACGGTGTCGGTCACCATTGGTGCCATATTGCGCGCAACCGACCGTCCCAAATGGGTATTCTGGGTTCAGGTCGGGCTGCAATGGGGCTTCGGCGTTCCGGTCCTTCTTGTCTGCACCTATGCCTTTGATCTGTCGCTCTATATCGTTTATGGCATCCTCATTCTTGAGGAAATGCTGCGGCTCGGCATCATGGCCCTGCGACTCAGAAACCACATGAAACCTCAGGTCAGCGCCGAATAG
- a CDS encoding LysE family transporter, translating into MVFLGSILVIWALAVVSPGPNLFLVLRYSLSGQRPSGLAAAAGIACGTFLWGLAGLLGLASLFQAAPALFLVMKICGASYLAYCGVKMLKAAWANRYEETITDGTSQRSLAKAFRSGLVTNLSNPKTAIFVTALFAAAMPQSLPLPYGLGGVVLMMVISIAWYGLVALLFSSRRVSAMAKSIHRSIDAIAGVAFLLFASKLVLSQK; encoded by the coding sequence ATGGTTTTTCTCGGTTCCATTCTCGTTATCTGGGCTCTGGCGGTTGTCTCGCCGGGGCCCAATCTGTTTCTGGTCCTGCGCTACAGTCTTTCGGGGCAAAGACCTTCAGGGCTGGCGGCAGCGGCGGGCATTGCCTGCGGCACATTCCTGTGGGGGCTCGCCGGGCTACTTGGTCTGGCATCGCTGTTTCAGGCCGCCCCTGCCCTTTTCCTCGTCATGAAGATATGTGGCGCGAGTTACCTTGCCTATTGCGGCGTGAAGATGCTCAAGGCCGCGTGGGCCAACCGCTATGAAGAGACCATCACCGACGGCACTTCGCAGCGCTCCCTTGCCAAGGCCTTCCGCTCCGGTCTGGTGACCAATCTAAGCAATCCCAAGACCGCCATTTTCGTGACAGCGCTGTTTGCTGCCGCGATGCCGCAGTCGCTGCCGTTGCCCTATGGGCTGGGTGGGGTTGTTCTGATGATGGTCATTTCCATAGCCTGGTATGGGCTGGTTGCGCTGCTCTTCAGCTCGCGCCGCGTCTCCGCCATGGCAAAATCCATCCATCGGAGCATTGATGCGATTGCCGGGGTGGCCTTCCTGTTATTTGCCAGCAAACTGGTTCTGTCTCAGAAATAG
- the nqrM gene encoding (Na+)-NQR maturation NqrM has translation MATYLIVFAVFMVVVVGMSIGVMFKRKPIAGSCGGLNAISDADHCLICGAAVDKDSPLKDRLHGECPRKKAAREKAEREAAMQAAE, from the coding sequence ATGGCAACCTATCTCATTGTTTTTGCGGTCTTTATGGTCGTGGTCGTCGGCATGTCGATTGGCGTCATGTTCAAGCGCAAGCCGATTGCCGGTTCCTGCGGTGGCCTCAACGCGATCTCCGATGCCGACCATTGCCTGATTTGCGGCGCTGCGGTTGACAAGGACAGCCCGCTCAAGGATCGCCTGCATGGAGAATGCCCTCGCAAGAAAGCGGCGCGCGAAAAGGCCGAACGGGAAGCGGCCATGCAGGCCGCAGAATAG
- a CDS encoding FAD:protein FMN transferase produces MRSLFRILPFVIGLFALAGCDLFSEQTDEYVLRGNTMGTSYTIKALHARGKVSDEELYNDIKATLDEANEALSNWKDESEISIFNASSSTNWVSTSSEFHEVLQEAQSIHALSGGRFDITVSPLVDLWGFGPADNENPPTDAQISDAMTNVGQTDLLNVKSDPPMVRKNKPGVTITLGAIAKGYSADLIGRTLAKHGITNYLVEIGGDLMVHGLNSLGEPWQIGIEKPDEAGRSVQLVLPVRDMGIATSGDYRNFYFNDAGQRMSHIMDPLTGRPVTHNLASVTVLAPDGMRADGMATALLVLGEKDGRALADKLDIPAYFIRREESGFVTSSSKAFDALMAAQEK; encoded by the coding sequence TTGCGTTCGCTTTTCCGGATCCTTCCATTTGTTATTGGTCTATTCGCTCTTGCCGGATGCGACCTTTTCTCCGAGCAAACTGACGAATATGTGCTGCGTGGCAACACGATGGGCACCAGTTACACCATCAAAGCGCTGCATGCGCGCGGAAAAGTGAGCGATGAGGAGCTTTATAACGACATCAAGGCAACATTGGACGAAGCCAATGAAGCCCTGTCAAACTGGAAGGACGAGTCGGAAATCTCCATCTTTAATGCGAGTTCTTCGACTAATTGGGTAAGTACTTCTAGTGAGTTTCACGAGGTTCTACAGGAAGCCCAATCAATCCACGCGCTCAGCGGTGGGCGATTCGACATAACGGTTTCGCCACTTGTCGACCTTTGGGGATTTGGTCCGGCAGACAATGAAAATCCGCCAACAGATGCACAAATCAGCGATGCGATGACCAATGTCGGTCAGACCGATTTGTTGAATGTCAAGTCAGACCCGCCCATGGTGCGCAAGAACAAACCGGGCGTCACCATCACGCTTGGGGCGATTGCCAAGGGATATAGCGCAGATTTGATCGGCCGCACCCTTGCGAAGCATGGCATTACCAATTATCTCGTAGAGATAGGCGGGGACCTGATGGTCCATGGCCTGAACAGTTTGGGCGAGCCCTGGCAGATCGGCATCGAGAAGCCCGATGAAGCCGGACGCTCGGTGCAACTGGTCCTTCCCGTGCGCGACATGGGCATCGCGACATCGGGAGACTATCGCAATTTCTACTTCAATGATGCGGGGCAACGCATGTCTCACATCATGGATCCACTGACCGGAAGACCGGTTACACATAATCTCGCTTCGGTCACGGTGCTGGCTCCAGACGGCATGCGGGCCGATGGCATGGCAACCGCCTTGCTGGTTTTGGGCGAGAAAGACGGGCGCGCTTTGGCTGACAAGCTGGATATTCCCGCCTATTTCATTCGCCGCGAAGAAAGCGGATTTGTGACGTCGAGCAGCAAGGCTTTCGATGCCTTGATGGCGGCGCAAGAGAAGTAA
- a CDS encoding Na(+)-translocating NADH-quinone reductase subunit A codes for MKLKKGLDLPITGAPVQTIHEGPKITKVAVNGRDFIGLKPKMLVAEGDKVKKGQPLFLHKASEEVLYVAPGGGTVTAINRGARRVLETIVIALDEVEEEITFESTPAEQLSALPRENVQKRLYESGQWTYFKTRPYSYVPEQGKVPHSIFVTAMDTNPLAADPAVVIGENAAAFSAGVDVLTNLTDGHVYVCHAPDTTMPGVTSEKVVFETFAGPHPAGLAGTHIHFLDPVNAEKSVWSICYADVIAIGNLFLTGKIDTDRTIALCGPLASNPRLVKTRVGASTDELTAGEIEIGIDARVVSGSVLSGKTVEEQFAYLTRSATQLTLMEEDTKQRILGWGYPSMNYWSFTKVHLSSMFGTGKKFAFGTNQRGGRRAMVPFGSYEEVVPLDVLPTQLLKALLTLDTDLAQKLGALELDEEDLALCTFICHSKYEYGEALRANLVKIEKEG; via the coding sequence ATGAAGCTAAAAAAAGGATTGGATCTGCCCATAACAGGCGCTCCTGTCCAGACCATTCATGAGGGGCCAAAGATAACGAAGGTGGCTGTGAATGGTCGGGACTTCATCGGCCTGAAGCCCAAGATGCTGGTCGCGGAAGGGGACAAGGTCAAGAAGGGTCAACCACTCTTCTTGCACAAAGCTTCCGAAGAAGTACTCTATGTGGCTCCGGGAGGCGGAACCGTTACAGCGATCAATCGCGGGGCGCGTCGAGTGCTCGAGACCATTGTGATCGCGCTGGATGAGGTGGAAGAAGAAATCACCTTCGAGTCGACACCTGCAGAACAGCTGAGCGCCCTCCCGCGCGAGAATGTCCAGAAGCGACTCTATGAAAGTGGGCAGTGGACCTATTTCAAGACAAGGCCATATTCCTATGTGCCTGAGCAGGGTAAGGTCCCCCATTCCATCTTTGTCACAGCAATGGACACGAACCCGCTGGCCGCGGACCCCGCCGTCGTCATCGGTGAGAATGCCGCAGCCTTCAGTGCCGGCGTTGATGTTCTGACCAATCTGACCGATGGTCACGTCTATGTCTGCCATGCACCGGACACAACGATGCCCGGCGTAACCTCCGAGAAGGTTGTCTTTGAAACCTTCGCAGGGCCGCATCCCGCCGGTCTGGCCGGAACGCACATTCATTTCCTCGACCCCGTCAATGCAGAGAAGTCCGTATGGTCCATTTGCTATGCAGATGTGATCGCCATCGGCAATCTCTTCCTGACCGGCAAGATCGACACGGATCGCACCATCGCGCTTTGCGGCCCTCTGGCCTCCAATCCGCGTCTGGTGAAGACCCGCGTGGGTGCCTCGACTGATGAGCTGACCGCTGGTGAAATTGAAATCGGCATCGATGCCCGCGTCGTTTCCGGTTCGGTGCTTTCGGGCAAGACGGTCGAAGAGCAGTTTGCCTATCTTACCCGCTCGGCCACCCAGCTGACCCTGATGGAAGAAGATACCAAACAGCGCATTCTTGGCTGGGGTTACCCATCGATGAACTACTGGTCTTTCACCAAGGTTCATCTTTCCTCGATGTTCGGGACTGGCAAGAAATTCGCTTTCGGTACCAACCAGCGCGGCGGTCGTCGTGCCATGGTTCCGTTCGGCAGCTATGAAGAAGTGGTTCCTCTGGACGTTCTGCCCACGCAGCTGCTCAAGGCCTTGCTGACGCTGGATACGGATCTGGCCCAGAAGCTGGGCGCTCTGGAACTGGATGAAGAGGATCTGGCACTCTGCACCTTCATCTGTCACTCGAAATATGAGTATGGCGAAGCACTGCGAGCCAATCTCGTCAAAATCGAAAAAGAGGGCTAA
- a CDS encoding NADH:ubiquinone reductase (Na(+)-transporting) subunit B — translation MGLRNFFDSIEPHFHKGGKLHRYFALYEMVESFIYTPKMVTRAAPHARDDIDLKRVMSYVVIATFPCILMALYNTGYQTNAAIASLGLSDVPGWRAMILSGLGIGFNPDNIFANLVHGALYFLPIYVVTLAIGGIVEVIFAIVRGHEINEGFFVTSMLYALIVPASTPLWMVALGIIFGVLMGKEVFGGTGKNFLNPALVGRAFLYFAYPAAMSGDAIWTPVDGFTGATALGATALHGTQALSDMGLSWWDAFIGIMQGSMGETSALACLIGGVFLVYTRIANWRLIAGCVAGTVAFSALLNLIGSDTNPMFGMPFWWHMVLGGWAFGLIFMVTEPVSAAQTNPGRFWYGFLIGFMVIMIRVINPAFPEGMMLAILFGNIFAPLIDYFVVRANIKRRAARNA, via the coding sequence TTGGGTCTGCGCAATTTCTTCGACAGCATTGAGCCGCATTTCCATAAAGGCGGCAAGCTGCATCGGTATTTCGCCCTTTACGAAATGGTGGAATCCTTCATCTATACGCCAAAGATGGTGACACGCGCTGCTCCGCATGCGCGCGACGACATCGATCTCAAGCGTGTTATGTCCTATGTGGTTATCGCCACATTCCCCTGCATCCTGATGGCTCTTTACAATACCGGCTATCAGACAAATGCCGCCATTGCGAGCCTGGGTCTCTCCGATGTTCCCGGCTGGCGTGCGATGATCCTTTCCGGTTTGGGCATCGGCTTCAATCCGGACAATATCTTCGCCAATCTGGTGCATGGTGCGCTCTACTTCCTGCCAATCTATGTCGTCACGCTGGCAATCGGCGGCATTGTGGAAGTGATCTTCGCCATCGTGCGCGGGCATGAGATCAACGAAGGCTTCTTCGTGACCTCCATGCTCTATGCTCTGATTGTTCCTGCCTCCACCCCGCTCTGGATGGTTGCCCTTGGCATCATCTTCGGCGTTCTGATGGGCAAGGAAGTCTTCGGCGGCACCGGCAAGAACTTTCTCAACCCGGCTCTGGTCGGTCGTGCCTTCCTCTATTTCGCCTATCCGGCAGCCATGTCCGGTGATGCGATCTGGACACCGGTCGACGGCTTCACCGGCGCAACCGCTCTGGGCGCAACCGCTCTGCACGGCACGCAGGCTCTCTCCGACATGGGGCTGAGCTGGTGGGATGCCTTCATCGGTATCATGCAGGGTTCCATGGGTGAAACCTCGGCTCTGGCCTGCCTGATCGGTGGTGTGTTCCTTGTCTATACCCGTATCGCGAACTGGCGTCTGATTGCCGGTTGTGTGGCTGGCACGGTCGCTTTCTCGGCTCTGCTCAATCTGATCGGCTCCGACACCAACCCGATGTTCGGAATGCCATTCTGGTGGCACATGGTGCTGGGTGGCTGGGCCTTCGGTCTGATCTTCATGGTCACCGAGCCGGTTTCCGCAGCACAGACCAATCCGGGCCGCTTCTGGTATGGCTTCCTGATTGGCTTCATGGTCATCATGATCCGCGTCATCAACCCTGCCTTCCCCGAAGGCATGATGCTCGCGATCCTGTTCGGCAATATCTTTGCGCCGCTCATCGACTATTTCGTCGTGCGTGCCAACATCAAGCGGAGGGCTGCTCGCAATGCCTGA
- a CDS encoding Na(+)-translocating NADH-quinone reductase subunit C: MPEATDKKLGLWGRFLAMPADNPVKTVIVAVALCLFCSMIVSAAAVALRPVQAENKVLDKRRNILEVAGLYQPGINVNKTFKEKIEPRLVDIESGKFSDAADPATYDQRSASKDPAQSVKPADDIAGIGRQAKLASIYLIRNEAGEIDKIILPVHGYGLWSTMYGFVALKSDGNEVAGFQFYEQGETPGLGAEVDNPRWRAQWPGKKIYGDDGKVEISVTKTPATPATQSYHIDSLAGATLTSRGVDNLIHFWMGEQGFKRFLDNLKEGTV, translated from the coding sequence ATGCCTGAGGCAACGGATAAGAAACTTGGTCTTTGGGGGCGTTTTCTGGCGATGCCAGCAGACAATCCCGTCAAAACGGTCATTGTTGCCGTCGCCCTGTGTCTGTTCTGTTCCATGATCGTGTCTGCAGCCGCTGTGGCGCTCAGACCGGTACAGGCGGAAAACAAGGTGCTGGATAAACGCCGCAACATTCTTGAAGTTGCCGGCCTTTATCAACCCGGCATCAATGTCAACAAGACCTTCAAGGAGAAGATCGAACCGCGTCTCGTCGATATCGAAAGCGGCAAATTCTCCGATGCAGCCGATCCGGCAACCTATGACCAGCGTTCCGCTTCAAAGGATCCTGCCCAGTCTGTCAAGCCAGCCGACGATATCGCCGGTATCGGCCGTCAGGCAAAGCTGGCATCGATCTATCTGATCCGCAATGAAGCCGGTGAAATCGACAAGATCATTCTGCCGGTTCATGGCTATGGCCTGTGGTCCACGATGTATGGCTTTGTGGCTCTGAAATCCGATGGCAACGAGGTTGCCGGGTTCCAGTTCTATGAACAGGGCGAAACACCGGGCCTCGGCGCCGAGGTCGACAATCCTCGCTGGCGCGCCCAGTGGCCGGGCAAGAAGATCTATGGTGACGATGGCAAAGTCGAAATTTCGGTTACCAAGACCCCAGCAACACCTGCCACCCAGAGCTATCATATCGACAGTCTGGCCGGTGCCACGCTGACCAGCCGCGGCGTTGACAACCTCATCCATTTCTGGATGGGCGAGCAGGGCTTCAAGCGCTTCCTTGATAACCTCAAAGAAGGGACGGTCTAA
- a CDS encoding NADH:ubiquinone reductase (Na(+)-transporting) subunit D produces MSEHKNSMLVDPLVDNNPITLQVLGICSALAVTSSLKVAFVMAISVTLVTAFSNLFISIIRNHIPNNIRIIAQMVIIASLVILVDQVLKAYAFEISKTLSVFVGLIITNCIVMGRAEAYAMKNPPMASFLDGIGNGLGYSLILMLVGVVRELFGSGSLFGITILKTVNNGGWYVPNGLLLLPPSAFFIIGMIIWIFRTWKPDQVEARDFSIIEQEGGH; encoded by the coding sequence ATGTCTGAGCACAAGAATAGCATGTTGGTCGACCCGTTGGTCGATAACAACCCGATCACTTTGCAGGTGCTGGGCATTTGTTCGGCTCTTGCTGTGACCTCATCCCTCAAGGTTGCGTTCGTGATGGCCATTTCGGTGACGCTGGTGACGGCCTTCTCCAACCTGTTCATTTCGATCATCCGCAACCATATTCCAAACAACATCCGCATCATTGCGCAGATGGTGATCATCGCCTCGCTGGTGATCCTTGTTGATCAGGTTCTCAAGGCCTATGCCTTCGAGATCTCAAAAACCCTTTCGGTTTTCGTCGGTCTGATCATTACCAACTGTATCGTGATGGGGCGTGCAGAAGCCTACGCCATGAAGAACCCGCCGATGGCGAGTTTCCTTGATGGTATCGGCAACGGTCTGGGTTATTCTCTCATTCTGATGCTGGTCGGCGTTGTGCGCGAGCTGTTCGGTTCGGGGTCGCTGTTTGGTATTACCATCCTCAAAACCGTCAATAACGGTGGTTGGTATGTGCCCAACGGGCTGCTGCTGCTGCCGCCAAGTGCCTTCTTCATTATCGGTATGATCATCTGGATCTTCCGCACATGGAAGCCTGATCAGGTTGAGGCGCGTGACTTCTCAATCATCGAACAAGAGGGAGGCCACTAA